In Geminicoccus roseus DSM 18922, a single window of DNA contains:
- a CDS encoding GumC family protein — protein sequence MADDQLRYPPQNQAAYRAAEYEGEADGPNLGQLAAALWRRKTMILGVIVLGTGLAALAGVSMTKKYTAKAMVVVQGQSSNVVDMQQVAAGLEANPTTVETQIRVLQSAPVVDQVMTRLNLFTDSEFRPALEEGDEGQVLVFTLPEPWSGYLATATSFLPDSWLIATGLAKEPLVSNDLIQMAALDATVAVPAAGSDGMMEASVDPAAGQAAVPSYSGSSRLTPGTPAQQAGPVGSAATAGESSLYAAEEEALIDVDPLRQVARSKFLKNLSVSPEGRSFVIGVAFTSENPDKAARVANLVAETYVQSQIDQKRLTTSQAGDWLGQRVEELREELETVEAKIQQYQIDHSLTSGNRTDLTDLQLTDINRELLAAQAQLAGREARLAFVRELRAQGQPLDTLPEVLASPLVLQLRAQESELERQEGELRATFGAKHPRVQLIAAEKEKLNRSVDGEIERIIANMENEAKVNAAQIEVIQENLGQVQGRSGEGMVAEVGLRELEREAASTKQLYESFLQRYKETREQQQILDSDAKILSAAQRPVVPSTPGLPIFLAVGFVASSLVGSMGALLLERMDKGLRSAEDVERYLGLLRIGLIPQTKEISANRPVWRFLRDKPLSVFAESVRGVGTAIRFADVDMPARTILVTSSVPGEGKSPLVQSLAVVAAAADHRVLLIDLDTRRPVQGKTFGVEPANGIVEMLGGEAAFEDTVVRHEASGVDLILVRRRPTNPAALMESRKLRAFIEEAKENYDYVVIDSPPVLGVNDALLLCPMADAVVFVAQWAETKHQLAFNAVQALRGARAKLLGTVLTKVDVKKHKRYGYGDAGEYYGTYSKYYSE from the coding sequence ATGGCCGACGATCAGCTCCGCTATCCTCCTCAGAATCAGGCTGCGTATCGCGCTGCCGAGTATGAAGGCGAGGCGGATGGCCCCAACCTGGGGCAGCTCGCCGCCGCCCTGTGGCGCCGCAAGACCATGATACTTGGCGTCATCGTGCTCGGCACGGGCCTCGCCGCCCTGGCGGGCGTCTCGATGACGAAGAAATACACGGCCAAGGCGATGGTGGTCGTTCAGGGCCAGAGCTCGAACGTCGTCGACATGCAGCAGGTCGCTGCCGGCCTGGAAGCCAATCCGACCACGGTCGAGACGCAGATTCGGGTCCTGCAGTCGGCCCCGGTGGTCGACCAGGTCATGACCCGCTTGAATCTGTTCACCGATAGCGAGTTCCGGCCCGCCCTCGAGGAGGGCGACGAGGGGCAGGTCCTGGTCTTCACCCTGCCGGAGCCGTGGAGCGGCTACCTTGCGACGGCAACGTCGTTCCTTCCGGACAGCTGGCTGATCGCCACGGGTCTCGCCAAGGAGCCCCTGGTCTCCAACGACCTGATCCAGATGGCGGCACTGGACGCCACCGTTGCCGTGCCGGCGGCGGGATCGGACGGGATGATGGAGGCTTCGGTGGATCCAGCGGCCGGGCAGGCAGCCGTTCCGTCCTATTCCGGATCGTCTCGCCTTACTCCCGGGACGCCGGCGCAGCAGGCCGGACCGGTTGGCAGTGCTGCAACGGCCGGAGAGTCGTCGCTGTATGCTGCGGAAGAAGAGGCGTTGATCGATGTCGACCCCCTGCGGCAGGTTGCACGCAGCAAGTTCCTGAAGAACCTGAGCGTATCTCCGGAAGGCCGTTCGTTCGTGATCGGCGTGGCATTCACCTCGGAGAACCCGGACAAGGCTGCGCGTGTCGCCAATCTGGTCGCCGAAACCTACGTGCAGAGCCAGATCGACCAAAAGCGCCTCACCACCAGTCAGGCAGGCGACTGGCTGGGGCAGCGGGTGGAGGAACTGCGCGAGGAACTGGAGACGGTCGAGGCCAAGATCCAGCAGTACCAGATCGACCACAGTCTGACTTCCGGCAACCGGACGGACCTGACCGATCTGCAGCTTACCGACATAAACCGCGAACTGCTGGCCGCCCAGGCCCAGCTCGCCGGACGGGAAGCGCGGCTGGCCTTCGTGCGCGAGCTCCGCGCCCAGGGACAGCCGCTCGACACGCTGCCCGAGGTTCTGGCGTCGCCGCTGGTCCTGCAGCTTCGGGCCCAGGAAAGCGAGCTTGAGCGCCAGGAGGGCGAGCTGCGCGCGACCTTCGGGGCGAAACACCCGCGCGTCCAGCTGATCGCCGCGGAGAAGGAGAAGCTGAACCGCAGCGTCGACGGCGAGATCGAGCGGATCATCGCCAACATGGAGAACGAGGCGAAGGTCAACGCCGCGCAGATCGAGGTCATCCAGGAGAACCTGGGCCAGGTCCAGGGCCGCAGCGGCGAAGGCATGGTCGCGGAAGTCGGCCTGCGCGAGCTCGAGCGCGAAGCCGCTTCCACCAAGCAGCTCTACGAGAGCTTTCTCCAGCGCTACAAGGAGACCCGCGAGCAGCAGCAGATCCTGGACTCGGATGCCAAGATCCTGTCGGCGGCACAGCGCCCGGTTGTGCCGTCCACCCCGGGCCTTCCGATCTTCCTGGCCGTCGGCTTCGTGGCCTCTTCGCTGGTCGGCAGCATGGGCGCCCTGCTCCTGGAGCGGATGGACAAGGGGCTTCGTTCCGCCGAGGACGTCGAGCGCTATCTGGGCCTTCTGCGGATCGGCCTGATCCCGCAGACCAAGGAGATCTCGGCCAATCGCCCGGTGTGGCGCTTCCTGCGGGACAAGCCCCTTTCCGTCTTCGCGGAGTCGGTCCGGGGCGTGGGCACGGCCATCCGTTTCGCCGATGTGGACATGCCGGCCCGCACCATCCTGGTGACCTCCTCGGTGCCGGGCGAAGGCAAGAGCCCGCTGGTGCAGAGTCTGGCCGTCGTCGCGGCTGCTGCCGATCACCGGGTGCTGCTGATCGACCTGGACACCCGCCGTCCGGTGCAGGGCAAGACCTTCGGCGTCGAGCCTGCCAATGGCATCGTCGAGATGCTGGGCGGCGAGGCAGCGTTCGAGGACACCGTGGTCCGCCACGAGGCCTCCGGGGTCGACCTGATCCTGGTGCGGCGCCGGCCGACCAATCCGGCGGCGCTCATGGAAAGCCGCAAGCTGCGAGCCTTCATTGAGGAGGCAAAGGAGAACTACGACTACGTCGTGATCGACTCCCCGCCGGTGCTGGGCGTGAACGACGCGCTGCTGCTCTGCCCGATGGCTGACGCGGTGGTCTTCGTGGCGCAGTGGGCCGAGACGAAGCACCAGCTGGCCTTCAATGCCGTGCAGGCGCTGCGCGGCGCCCGCGCCAAGCTGCTGGGCACCGTTCTGACCAAGGTCGATGTCAAGAAGCACAAGCGCTACGGCTATGGGGATGCCGGCGAGTATTACGGGACCTACAGCAAGTACTACTCCGAGTAA
- a CDS encoding YcgN family cysteine cluster protein: MSGRNRRMRIRPAMAGAFWRTKSLEEMTKPEWESLCDGCGLCCQIRVEDEDTGELALTDAACRLLDLCTHRCSDYVHRHTKVRDCVAITPQNVHELNWLPHTCAYRLVAHGYDLPDWHHLICGDPKRVHEEGPSMLGELVSEEEVDWEADDER; encoded by the coding sequence ATGAGTGGCCGCAATCGGAGGATGCGGATCCGGCCGGCGATGGCGGGAGCGTTCTGGCGGACCAAGAGCCTTGAGGAGATGACCAAGCCGGAATGGGAATCACTCTGCGATGGCTGTGGGCTGTGCTGCCAGATCCGCGTGGAGGACGAGGATACGGGCGAACTGGCTCTGACCGATGCCGCTTGCCGCCTGCTCGACCTCTGCACCCATCGCTGCAGTGACTACGTCCACCGGCACACGAAGGTTCGCGATTGCGTCGCGATCACGCCCCAGAACGTGCACGAACTGAACTGGCTTCCCCATACCTGCGCCTACCGCCTCGTCGCCCACGGCTATGATCTGCCTGACTGGCACCATCTCATCTGCGGCGATCCCAAACGGGTGCATGAAGAGGGTCCCTCAATGCTGGGTGAACTGGTCAGCGAGGAGGAGGTGGACTGGGAGGCTGATGACGAGCGCTGA
- a CDS encoding replication initiator protein A, producing MSRYIVHTDPAVPEDTPASAGAEPQPPEASPRDRTRRRPAAEGEPQRRLPSLASSDGAERQVDLFLDSLISAPFKDDRALMEFPFFSLQKTPRTKPMIYDDGKVRVEIRPGDRGIATIWDKDVLIYLASIINDRIERGMPVEKTVRFNAHNLLQVTGRGSGKRGYELLLDAIYRLRSTTIVTTIESQDTKERRGFGWIETFRVLERKTRTGKKIMAGCEITLNDWMFRAIVKDRRVLTISPEYFQISMGLKRRLYELARKHCGFQARWVISLPKLIDKCGSVMEARFFKPQLRKIVEDDDLPDYHIAINFDPADRQAVEDDGFDGRRWASNERLLVVFSPRAAA from the coding sequence ATGAGTCGGTACATCGTCCACACGGACCCGGCTGTTCCCGAAGACACTCCCGCCTCTGCCGGCGCGGAACCGCAACCGCCCGAAGCCTCTCCGCGCGATCGGACACGGCGGCGCCCGGCGGCGGAAGGGGAGCCGCAGCGCCGACTTCCTTCCCTTGCCAGCAGCGATGGTGCCGAGCGCCAGGTCGACCTGTTCCTGGACAGCCTGATCAGCGCGCCGTTCAAGGATGACCGGGCGCTCATGGAGTTCCCGTTCTTCTCCTTGCAGAAGACCCCGCGCACCAAGCCCATGATCTACGACGATGGCAAGGTGCGGGTCGAGATCCGGCCAGGCGACCGCGGCATCGCCACGATCTGGGACAAGGATGTCCTGATCTACCTGGCATCGATCATCAACGACCGGATCGAACGTGGCATGCCGGTCGAAAAGACCGTGCGCTTCAATGCCCATAACCTTCTGCAGGTGACCGGCCGCGGCTCTGGCAAGCGCGGCTATGAGCTGCTGCTGGATGCGATCTACCGGTTGCGCTCCACCACCATCGTCACGACGATCGAATCGCAGGACACCAAGGAGCGGCGAGGCTTCGGCTGGATCGAAACGTTCCGCGTCCTCGAGCGCAAGACCCGCACCGGCAAGAAGATCATGGCCGGCTGCGAGATCACGCTGAACGACTGGATGTTCCGGGCGATCGTCAAGGATCGGCGGGTTCTGACCATCAGCCCGGAGTACTTCCAGATCAGCATGGGCCTGAAGCGTCGCCTCTACGAGCTGGCTCGCAAGCATTGCGGCTTCCAGGCGCGCTGGGTCATTTCCCTGCCCAAGCTGATCGATAAATGCGGGTCGGTGATGGAGGCGCGCTTCTTCAAGCCGCAGTTGCGCAAGATCGTCGAGGACGACGACCTGCCCGACTACCACATCGCGATCAATTTCGACCCGGCCGATCGACAGGCCGTCGAGGATGACGGCTTCGATGGACGACGCTGGGCATCCAATGAGCGCCTTCTGGTGGTGTTCTCCCCGCGCGCAGCGGCGTGA
- a CDS encoding ureidoglycolate lyase, translating into MRQVAICRRISGLSEAEEFAHLCRFVGTGLSDPDVVNQGRAQRYSFGSLDHHDGLELATALFEVAPRCLPFRVELLEKHPDSEQLILPVGGVGHWIIVMAPDQEGVPDLDQLRAVRLGPQQGVIYARNVWHLPIFFEGDAAGVFLVQSFKSGQPRDCIELALRDQSFLLGEGTTD; encoded by the coding sequence GTGCGCCAAGTTGCGATCTGTCGCCGGATATCTGGCCTCTCCGAGGCCGAGGAGTTCGCCCACCTCTGTCGATTCGTCGGAACTGGGCTCAGTGATCCGGACGTGGTCAACCAAGGGAGGGCCCAGCGCTATTCCTTTGGAAGCCTTGACCACCACGACGGTCTGGAACTGGCTACCGCCCTGTTCGAGGTGGCTCCGAGATGCCTGCCGTTCAGGGTGGAGCTTCTGGAGAAGCATCCTGACAGTGAGCAGTTGATCCTGCCGGTGGGGGGTGTAGGGCACTGGATCATCGTGATGGCACCTGACCAGGAAGGCGTTCCGGATCTGGATCAGTTGCGCGCCGTGCGCCTGGGGCCGCAACAGGGGGTGATCTACGCCCGCAACGTCTGGCACCTTCCAATTTTCTTCGAGGGCGATGCGGCGGGGGTGTTCCTGGTCCAGTCGTTCAAATCCGGCCAGCCACGGGACTGCATCGAACTGGCGCTGCGGGACCAGAGCTTCC